A single genomic interval of Helianthus annuus cultivar XRQ/B chromosome 13, HanXRQr2.0-SUNRISE, whole genome shotgun sequence harbors:
- the LOC110897634 gene encoding chaperone protein ClpC4, chloroplastic-like, which translates to MKQKKQTLEAEVRLLRRRRKFLLKTRTSTSQEVILPNIETTQYRKSKKEKVNNPKKAATLTNLPPTPNVIQRGKMYTKKKNIINNLGRNVNLYGVDLNQRVIGNNSFPVTEFVQKETENGVSGEKPLVQARAPIFDLNQISCIGATTLDEYQKHIEKDLALERRFQPVKVPEPIVDETIQILKGLGE; encoded by the exons ATGAAGCAAAAGAAACAAACTTTAGAAGCTGAAGTTAG GCTCTTGAGGCGTCGACGCAAATTTTTATTGAAAACGAGAACATCAACTTCACAAGAAGTGATTTTACCGAATATAGAAacaacccaatacaggaaaagcAAGAAGGAGAAGGTTAATAACCCGAAGAAGGCTGCGACTTTGACGAATTTGCCCCCGACTCCAAACGTAATCCAGAGGGGGAAAATGTATACAAAGAAGAAAAACATTATTAATAACTTGGGAAGAAATGTAAATTTGTATGGTGTCGATCTAAACCAAAGGGTTATAGGGAACAATTCATTTCCAGTGACCGAATTTGTTCAGAAAGAAACAGAAAACGGTGTTAGTGGTGAGAAACCGTTGGTTCAAGCGCGTGCTCCTATATTCGACTTGAACCAGATATCA TGTATTGGGGCTACAACACTTGATGAGTACCAGAAGCATATTGAGAAGGACCTAGCACTGGAGAGACGTTTCCAGCCCGTAAAGGTGCCCGAGCCCATAGTTGATGAAACCATACAGATTTTAAAGGGGCTTGGAGAATGA